A DNA window from Camelina sativa cultivar DH55 chromosome 13, Cs, whole genome shotgun sequence contains the following coding sequences:
- the LOC104737856 gene encoding RING-H2 finger protein ATL54-like, translating into MRSFPPSPSPASIENNTHDHRHLHEDFTLMIIVFVLYGIVAMYATVNDDHSRGTNLRFQRRQPPLPLSQPQPPMCLRQIDAMIKEIVVDVELCCPICLEDLKKVDADDDKVVVCLSKCNHSFHMNCIFSWLRQSQDCPICRSSVYRGEVTLINNGVGV; encoded by the coding sequence ATGCGATCTTTTCCGCCGTCACCATCGCCCGCCTCTATTGAAAACAATACTCATGATCATCGTCACCTACATGAAGACTTCACTCTTATGATCATTGTCTTCGTTTTGTATGGCATCGTTGCCATGTATGCAACCGTTAATGATGATCATTCTCGTGGAACTAATCTTAGATTCCAAAGACGGCAACCGCCTCTACCGCTGTCGCAACCGCAACCGCCAATGTGTCTGCGGCAGATTGATGCGATGATTAAAGAGATAGTTGTGGACGTGGAATTGTGTTGTCCTATATGTCTTGAGGATTTGAAGAAGgttgatgctgatgatgataaAGTGGTGGTTTGTTTATCCAAGTGCAATCATAGTTTTCACATGAATTGCATTTTTTCTTGGCTAAGACAGAGTCAGGATTGTCCAATTTGTCGTAGCTCGGTTTATAGAGGTGAAGTGACATTGATCAATAATGGTGTAGGAGTATGA
- the LOC104734595 gene encoding deoxyhypusine synthase isoform X2, with protein sequence MVDVIVTTTGGVEEDLIKCLAPTFKGDFSLPGAYLRSKGLNRIGNLLVPNDNYCKFEDWIIPIFDEMLKEQKEENVLWTPSKLLARLGKEINNESSYLYWAYKMNIPVFCPGLTDGSLGDMLYFHSFRTSGLVIDVVQDIRAMNSEAVHASPRKTGMIILGGGIPKHHICNANMMRNGADYAVFINTGQEFDGSDSGARPDEAVSWGKIRGSAKTVKVYCDATIAFPLLVAETFATKREQTCESKT encoded by the exons ATG gttgATGTTATAGTCACTACAACTGGTGGCGTAGAGGAAGATCTCATCAAATGCCTTGCACCTACATTTAAAGGTGATTTCTCTCTACCTGGCGCTTATCTACGGTCTAAGGGATTGAACCGAATTGGGAACTTGCTGGTTCCTAATGATAACTACTGCAAGTTTGAGGATTGGATCATTCCCATCTTTGACGAGATGTTGAAGGAACAGAAAGAAGAG AATGTGTTGTGGACACCTTCTAAACTGTTAGCACGACTtggaaaagaaataaacaatgaGAGTTCATACCTTTATTGGGCATACAAg ATGAATATTCCAGTATTCTGCCCGGGGTTAACAGATGGCTCTCTTGGCGATATGCTGTATTTTCACTCCTTTCGTACCTCTGGCCTTGTCATTGATGTAGTGCAAG ATATCAGGGCTATGAATAGTGAAGCTGTCCATGCAAGTCCAAGAAAGACAGGGATGATAATCCTTGGAGGGGGCATACCGAAGCACCACATATGTAATGCCAATATGATGCGTAACGGTGCAGATTACGCCGTGTTCATAAACACCGGGCAGGAATTTGATGGGAGCGACTCGGGTGCACGCCCTGATGAAGCCGTATCTTGGGGTAAAATAAGGGGATCTGCTAAAACCGTGAAG GTGTACTGTGATGCTACCATAGCTTTCCCTTTGTTGGTGGCTGAAACATTTGCCACAAAGAGAGAACAAACCTGTGAGTCTAAAACGTAA
- the LOC104734595 gene encoding deoxyhypusine synthase isoform X1 produces the protein MEDRVFSSVHSTVFKESESLEGKCDKIEGYDFNEGVNYPKLMRSMLTTGFQASNLGEAIDVVNQMLDWRLADETTVAEDCSEEEKDPSYRESVKCKIFLGFTSNLVSSGVRDTIRYLVQHHMVDVIVTTTGGVEEDLIKCLAPTFKGDFSLPGAYLRSKGLNRIGNLLVPNDNYCKFEDWIIPIFDEMLKEQKEENVLWTPSKLLARLGKEINNESSYLYWAYKMNIPVFCPGLTDGSLGDMLYFHSFRTSGLVIDVVQDIRAMNSEAVHASPRKTGMIILGGGIPKHHICNANMMRNGADYAVFINTGQEFDGSDSGARPDEAVSWGKIRGSAKTVKVYCDATIAFPLLVAETFATKREQTCESKT, from the exons ATGGAGGATCGTGTTTTCTCTTCGGTTCACTCAACGGTTTTCAAAGAATCCGAATCGCTAGAAGGGAAGTGTGACAAA ATCGAAGGATACGATTTCAATGAGGGAGTAAATTACCCAAAGCTTATGCGATCCATGCTCACCACTGGCTTTCAAGCCTCAAATCTCGGCGAAGCTATTGACGTCGTCAATcaaatg CTAGACTGGAGACTGGCTGATGAAACCACAGTAGCTGAAGACTGTAGTGAAGAGGAGAAAGACCCATCTTATAGAGAGTCTGTGAAATGTAAAATCTTTCTTGGTTTCACTTCGAATCTTGTTTCATCTGGTGTTAGAGACACTATTCGATATCTTGTTCAGCATCATATG gttgATGTTATAGTCACTACAACTGGTGGCGTAGAGGAAGATCTCATCAAATGCCTTGCACCTACATTTAAAGGTGATTTCTCTCTACCTGGCGCTTATCTACGGTCTAAGGGATTGAACCGAATTGGGAACTTGCTGGTTCCTAATGATAACTACTGCAAGTTTGAGGATTGGATCATTCCCATCTTTGACGAGATGTTGAAGGAACAGAAAGAAGAG AATGTGTTGTGGACACCTTCTAAACTGTTAGCACGACTtggaaaagaaataaacaatgaGAGTTCATACCTTTATTGGGCATACAAg ATGAATATTCCAGTATTCTGCCCGGGGTTAACAGATGGCTCTCTTGGCGATATGCTGTATTTTCACTCCTTTCGTACCTCTGGCCTTGTCATTGATGTAGTGCAAG ATATCAGGGCTATGAATAGTGAAGCTGTCCATGCAAGTCCAAGAAAGACAGGGATGATAATCCTTGGAGGGGGCATACCGAAGCACCACATATGTAATGCCAATATGATGCGTAACGGTGCAGATTACGCCGTGTTCATAAACACCGGGCAGGAATTTGATGGGAGCGACTCGGGTGCACGCCCTGATGAAGCCGTATCTTGGGGTAAAATAAGGGGATCTGCTAAAACCGTGAAG GTGTACTGTGATGCTACCATAGCTTTCCCTTTGTTGGTGGCTGAAACATTTGCCACAAAGAGAGAACAAACCTGTGAGTCTAAAACGTAA